Proteins found in one Alkalibacter saccharofermentans DSM 14828 genomic segment:
- a CDS encoding Gx transporter family protein, protein MKNNTKKLVYISMLVTQAMILSYIESLLPAIPIQGAKLGLANIATVLALSTLNFKSCLLIVIARTLLTGLLFGNMASIIYSMTGGVLSLLAMYIIIKLFRNELSLVSVSIVGAIFHNLGQLGIAMLILSNPKLAILLPYLFIIAIPTGLFVGLVSNYLLKYLSKNNFNYKNNR, encoded by the coding sequence AAAAAAACTCGTATACATATCCATGCTCGTCACACAGGCAATGATACTCAGCTACATAGAGTCACTTTTGCCCGCAATCCCGATACAAGGTGCCAAATTAGGGCTAGCCAATATTGCAACAGTTCTTGCGTTGTCCACCTTGAATTTTAAAAGCTGCCTATTGATTGTCATTGCGCGAACTTTGTTAACCGGTCTTCTCTTCGGCAATATGGCTTCAATTATTTATTCAATGACCGGAGGAGTTCTAAGCCTTTTGGCAATGTATATAATCATAAAGTTGTTCAGAAATGAACTCAGTTTGGTTAGTGTAAGTATCGTAGGTGCGATATTTCACAACTTGGGTCAGCTAGGAATAGCTATGCTTATCCTGTCAAATCCCAAACTTGCAATATTGCTCCCATACCTGTTCATCATAGCAATTCCGACAGGTTTGTTTGTAGGGCTAGTTTCCAATTATCTACTTAAATACTTATCTAAAAATAATTTTAACTACAAAAATAACAGGTGA